From the genome of Rhododendron vialii isolate Sample 1 chromosome 10a, ASM3025357v1:
TACAATAATCTTTCTCCCTTTGTCTTCATCCATTCGCCTTTGTTCCGTTCCCatcttggaatttttttttttgatgtaataagtggagagatagatagagaaagttATAAGGAAAAATGCAGAGAGAAAAATGGATTTCTCAAAgatgagaaccaaacaaagataTCATTCCCACCACACTGAGCCCAAATTTGAACTCTACAAATTGGCCTAGAGTTGGCGCTAGGTGTACGAGGCAACATTTCCGTGACTATGTTCATTCATTTTGAATGTCAATACTTAAAAGTAtgtataataatcaaaattaattcGCAAAGTTTtgaattggaagaaaaaagtaAATATACTATAAATATAATACAAAACCTTAGCGCCAATCATTTACCCGAAAAACACTCTTAGAGCCAATGTTAGAAATTCCATACCTCGCACAATAGAAAATGGAGAACCAAAACCCAAGCTATGAGGGGACAACATGAATACTCAGGCATTTGGACAATTGCCATCAAGTAGTTGTCCTAATGTGATCATGAGAAATGGGCTCTGCATGCGCGACTTCTGTTTCGATAGAGCCGCAGAAACTTGGTGCATAGTTGGTCGGCACCACGGGTCGGGGCGCAAGCATGCAAGTGCTAGCTTGACAGCAAGAACCACTGCTTCCTCCGTTTGATTCCTTGGCAATGGGAGCCTTTTATCCAATACATCCTTCACGAAAATACCATAAGAAGATGGTGGTGAGGAATCCAAAGTTgatgaagaaagagaagagatgaGATCCCCTGGATGCCTCCCCATTATAACTTCGAGTGTTAAAACTCCAAAGCTATAGACGTCTAACTTCTCATTCACCTCCATTGTGTAAGCAAGTTCTGCCCAAAGAAGGAAGGGTACAaagaacagggaaaaaaaactaataagaAATTGTAAAGGTGGCTTAGGAATTAacatattcaaaagaaaaacaggagACTAATATTGGTAGCTAAGATGAACTGTGCAAGTACCTGGAGCAGCATATCCCAAGGTACCTGCAAAGGAAGTTCAATTTGATGAGTGCAGGTTTAGAAGTCTAGCAGTTCCAAAATCAGAGAGATAAGCAACGTCTTCTAAGTCTAGCAAAACATTCTTGCTTGATATATCACGATGAATGACCGGGGGTGAACAACCATGGTGCATATATGACAAAGCATCTGCCAAACCTTTAACAACATTCATCCTCTTACTCCAATCCAAACTTAGTGCTTCTTCCTCACAACTTAGTTTCTTGTCCAAGCTCCCCCCTTCCAAGAACTCATAAACTAAAAATGAGTGTCGTGGATGTGAACAGTAACCCAAAAGCCTTATGATACGCCGATGTCGTATCTCTATCAATGCACGAATCTCACTCGTAAAACTTTGAAGATTAGCCAACTCGCCATCTTGCGAAGGATGAAACTTCTTTACAGCAACAACCTTACCACTTGGGAGCTCAGCCTTATAAACAACGCCATGTCCACCTACTGCAATGCAATGCTTGTCGTTGAAATCCTCCGTCGCTTGGATGATATTTTCATGCACCAATTTTCCATTGAAGCTCCAAATCTCAAACAAATCTTTATTAGCTTCTTTATTTGGCTCGATTTCATTGTCTCCCATTTTGTTGCGATGAATAAGGATAATCATAGCAACAGTAAGAAATAAAATCCCCAACGTAGGAACTACAATTGCTAGTACAATTTTGTAATGATTTCTCCCATTATCTCCTTTGCTCTGCTTCAGTGAACATGGCATCAAACTAGTTTTATTGCCACACAATCTGTCGTTATTTCGGTATGCCTGAAATGAAGCATCATCAAATGCTTTTGTGTTGGGCAGAGGACCTTCCAAGTGATTGTAAGATATGTCAACAGACGTTAAACTTGACATCCCGTTAAAAGATGAGGGGATAGAACCGGACAACAAGTTGTGGGAGAGGTTTAGTGTCTCTAAGGTTTTCAAGTCCCCGATCCCTGGTGGTATCTCTCCTGTTAATAAATTATTTCCAAGATCGAGATTTTGAAGAAAGTGCAACTTTCCTAATTCATAAGGAATAGTCTCCCTGAGAAGATTTCTGCTCAAGTTCAAGTTCAGAAGATTCACACACTCACCCAACTTCCCTTGGATACGTCCGCTAAGATTGTTTCCAGACAAGTCGAGATGCTGAAGACTAGACAGGTTGGCCATTTCTGCTGGAATATCGAGTGAAAGTTTGTTATTGCTAAGAGTAAGATTGAACAACAAAGCCAATTTTCCCAAATTCTTCGGGACCTCACCAACTAGATGATTTGAAGAGAGATCGAGTAAATGTAACTGAGTTGCACTTCCAATGCCAGGTGGAATGTTTCCAAAAAGGTCATTGTTGGAGATCTTTAGGCTAGTCAAATTGGGTAACTGTTCCCATTTGTGCCAAAGCTCGCCATAGAAATTATTGTGACTGAGATCCAAATATTCAAGGTTCGGGAATACCTCAAAAACTTCCGATATATGCCCAGTCAGTTGGTTTCGATCAAACCTAACACGGCGTAACTGACTGCAGTTTCTCAAGCTATTTGAGATATGACCTGTTAAATAGTTGTTTGTTGTACTAACTTTTACGAGTGATCCATGAGTGCACAAATTTGGCAGTAGAGGACCTGTGAGCTTGTTGTAGGCTATATCAAGCATTTGTAGATATCTAAGATTTTCTAGTTCTAcagggatagatccagagagagagttcgAAGCAAGGAGCAAAATTGTGAAGTTTTCCAGgttccctattgaagcgggGATTGATCCCGTGAGATAATTTACTGACAAATAAAGATcagtgagagatcttagcattcctacttcttgagggatagatccagagagagaatTCTCGCTAATGTACAACATtgtgaggtttctcaagttccctattgaagtgGGGATTGATCCCGTGAGATTATTCTTGTCTAGTGCAAGGGcagtgagagatcttagcattcctacttcttgagggatggatccagagagagagttatcGTAAAGGTACAACATtgtgaggtttctcaagttccctattgaagcgggGATTGATCCCGTGAGATTGTTCGTTGACAATTCAAGATtagtgagagatcttagcattcctacttctagagggatagatccagagagagagttctcgtaAAGGTACAACGCtgtgaggtttctcaagttccctattgaagcgggGATTGATCCCGTGAGATTGTTCGTTGACAATTCAAGATcagtgagagatcttagcattcctacttctggagggatagatccagagagagagttctcgtaAAGGTACAACGTtgtgaggtttctcaagttccctattgaagcgggGATTGATCCCGTGAGATTATTCTTGTACAATGTAAGGGcagtgagagatcttagcattcctacttctagagggatagatccagagagagagttctcgtaAAGGTATAACGTtgtgaggtttctcaagttcTCTATTGTAGTGGGGATGGATCCAGTTAGATTATTCGCTGACAAATCAAGGTCAACGAGAGATCTTAGCATCCCAATATCTCTAGGAATTGTTCCCGAAAGATGATTGATGGACACATTAAGAGATGCGAGTCTCGAAAGGCTGCCAATCCGAGAGGGAATGGTCCTATATATTAAGTTGTTGGACAGATCAAGTTTCACTAGATGAGGTAACGAAGAGAAGTTAAGACCGGAAAGCGTACCTCTCAAACCAATACTGTCAAGGGTTACATTGGTTACTTCAGTGGCCTCGTTGCAACCAATTCCAACCCAAGTGCAATGACTACTTTGATTCCATGATGAAAGGAGAGATTGGCTTTGATTGTCAAGGCTAGCTTTCCACTTCAAGAGAGTGGCTGCTTCACTTTGTTTTGCAACTATTTTGGTTGCGGGAGAAGCACGAGCAATGGCGGAATCCGATGAAGAGACAAATGGAATTAGGATGACAACAAAGACAAAGATGATTATGGAGTGAACTGCTTGGAAATTGGGAGCCCTTTTAGGTACGGATGCCATGGCTGGTTTCTTATGACACAAGCTAGGAGTAGAAGTTGGGTTGCATAGAAAGATGAAAGCtttgaattttcatttataaGGGGTACTATTTATAGGAACATGATTTGTCTCTCATGTAAATCGCACGGTTGAGATAAATTGATGCGTACAATGAAATTCACATCACACGTTAAGTCTAACATGTAATTATATCTACACGACTTATGCTTCCAGTTTGTGGAAATTCTGCCAagtttggtccattttttttatccgggtcgtttaaaagtgttttgaaggGTCCAGATTTTTTCgtgtattttttattaaaaagtaTTGTAAACACTACGaacaaatctggaccgtccaaaatacttttcaGACAGCTCGGATGaaaaaaatggaccaaactgATCTGACCAAACTTGACCAGATTCGAGGAGGACAATTGATGAGAATTTCAATTTCCAGAAGACATAAAGAGAACAAGTGCATAGACTTCTATTAGTGATGGGAGCTTTCACAGTCAATTAtcaacatcaatatattctggGCCCGCATGACTTGACTTCGACGGCTATTGGTGATCACCTTCTCTTCCCTTGGAGTTGGAGGCCTCTGAGAAGCAAGATTATTCAATTAGCTATGTATTGCCATTCATAGTTGTCATTGTCaaaaagtttttacttttttgtttttcgtaaattttttagattttttttttaaactatggaaactacaaaaagatgttttcctcaatttttttttagaaacacaaatattaccaaac
Proteins encoded in this window:
- the LOC131302513 gene encoding probable leucine-rich repeat receptor-like protein kinase At1g35710, whose translation is MASVPKRAPNFQAVHSIIIFVFVVILIPFVSSSDSAIARASPATKIVAKQSEAATLLKWKASLDNQSQSLLSSWNQSSHCTWVGIGCNEATEVTNVTLDSIGLRGTLSGLNFSSLPHLVKLDLSNNLIYRTIPSRIGSLSRLASLNVSINHLSGTIPRDIGMLRSLVDLDLSANNLTGSIPTTIENLRNLTTLYLYENSLSGSIPLEVGMLRSLTALTLYKNNLTGSIPASIGNLRNLTTLYLYENSLSGSIPPEVGMLRSLTDLELSTNNLTGSIPASIGNLRNLTALYLYENSLSGSIPLEVGMLRSLTNLELSTNNLTGSIPASIGNLRNLTMLYLYDNSLSGSIPQEVGMLRSLTALALDKNNLTGSIPTSIGNLRNLTMLYISENSLSGSIPQEVGMLRSLTDLYLSVNYLTGSIPASIGNLENFTILLLASNSLSGSIPVELENLRYLQMLDIAYNKLTGPLLPNLCTHGSLVKVSTTNNYLTGHISNSLRNCSQLRRVRFDRNQLTGHISEVFEVFPNLEYLDLSHNNFYGELWHKWEQLPNLTSLKISNNDLFGNIPPGIGSATQLHLLDLSSNHLVGEVPKNLGKLALLFNLTLSNNKLSLDIPAEMANLSSLQHLDLSGNNLSGRIQGKLGECVNLLNLNLSRNLLRETIPYELGKLHFLQNLDLGNNLLTGEIPPGIGDLKTLETLNLSHNLLSGSIPSSFNGMSSLTSVDISYNHLEGPLPNTKAFDDASFQAYRNNDRLCGNKTSLMPCSLKQSKGDNGRNHYKIVLAIVVPTLGILFLTVAMIILIHRNKMGDNEIEPNKEANKDLFEIWSFNGKLVHENIIQATEDFNDKHCIAVGGHGVVYKAELPSGKVVAVKKFHPSQDGELANLQSFTSEIRALIEIRHRRIIRLLGYCSHPRHSFLVYEFLEGGSLDKKLSCEEEALSLDWSKRMNVVKGLADALSYMHHGCSPPVIHRDISSKNVLLDLEDVAYLSDFGTARLLNLHSSN